The Topomyia yanbarensis strain Yona2022 chromosome 3, ASM3024719v1, whole genome shotgun sequence nucleotide sequence CAAGTTTAACTATGGCGAAGGTCAATTAATCTACCAGGTTTgcacaaaaataaaacaacaatcAATGAATCAATTAGATTTCCTGGTTAGGAACATTTTGGAAAGGAAGCTTGATACCGTTGTTCGTGTAGATTCGGCTCTCAAGTTTCTGTTGGCGAATGGAACAAATAAAGAAGTCGATGTCGAGCTATTCGAAAAGGCATGCGGAGTCGGTGTTGTTGTCACACCTGAAGAGATTGATCGCACTGTAGAGTCCGCGATTTTGCGCTACAAAGAATCAATAGAAGAACAAAGATATCGCTTCAATGTGGGAAAACTACTTGCAGAGATACGCGGTTGTTTACCATGGGCAGATGGAAAGGCAATAAAAAATGAAGTTGATGTACAACTATTTGATTTGCTTGGGCCTAAAACAGAAGCCGATAAAGCAACGCTTGTGAAGGCCGATAAAAAATCTGAAGCGAAAAAGAATAATGTTCGGATGAGTAAAGTTGTTACGAACGGGACTGTGGATGAAAAAATGGAGTATGATGGAGCAAAATCAATTTCGGAACTAATGAAATCCGTTCATTTTCACGCTCCAGGTGAAAACCATAAAACAGATGGCTATGTCATTACAGACCATACATCTAATTTGTTGAAAGAACATCTGAGTCGTACAGGAGGTCTAGTTAGAACGCGATTCCCACCAGAACCAAATGGTATTTTACATATTGGTCACGCAAAAGCTATTAATATCAATTTTGGATATGCGAAGGCTAACAATGGGGTTTGTCTGTTACGCTACGATGACACTAACCCAGAAAAGGAAGAGGAAAAGTTTTTCATTGGAATCAAAGAAATGGTTGAATGGTTGGGATATCAACCGTACAAGATAACGCATTCATCTGATTACTTCCAACAGTTGTATGAATGGGCAGTTATACTGATAAAAAAAGGATTTGCATATGTTTGTCATCAGAAAGCAGACGCAATGAAAGGTTTCAACCCTGAGCTATCAAAATGGCGAAACCGTGCGATCGACGAGAGTTTGAAACTTTTCGAAGATATGAAAAACGGAAAGATTGATGAAGGCGCAGCCACATTGCGTATGAAAATTACTCTTGAAGAAGGAAAGGTCGATCCTGTAGCATATCGAATCAAGTTTATTGAGCATCACAGAACTGGTAACAACTGGTGCATTTATCCCACTTATGACTATACCCACTGTCTGTGTGACAGTATTGAAGACATTACTCATTCACTGTGCACGAAGGAATTCCAGTCGCGTCGTTCCTCTTACTATTGGCTTTGTAATACGCTAGATATATACTGTCCGGTTCAGTGGGAATATGGTCGACTAAACGTTAACTATACAGTTGTGTCCAAGCGAAAAATTGCCAAGCTGATTACTAAGGGTAAGTCATGAGTTTTACATCGCTAAATCTTGCCACACCTTGCAATTTAGAGATACAGTTTGATCCCTAAACTTCAAATTGATGAGATGAGGTTCACATTTAATTTCGATTAGTCTTTCTATATCACTCGGGACTCAGAAATAGTTGAAATactgttgtaacggcattttTTGTCGTTGGGAAAATCTTCATGGTAGAGTgttactgattgattttcatgaatatttttctaacggtgtgagaaaaaactgcttttttcgttttccaagatggccgcttttccaggCTTTCTCAGTTGAGTCTGAACCATTTGCCTTCTACGGGTCGAGACCGTAAGGCTGAAAATCATAAGGCCGAATTTATGTAAAGCCCAATCTCAAAAGCTGAAAAATCAAAAGGTGGACGTTCAAAAGGCGAAATTTCAAAAGGCAAATGTTTCACAAGGCGAAACTTCACAAGGCAAACTTTTTAGAAGGTGAAATTTCAAAAAGGAAACTGATATCAGCACTTCGATACGAAATTTCTTCCACATCTATCGGATTTGAATCGTGGTTATTGTAAGATCTACCCGTTCTAGAGGTGGTCCAGTAACACTTTTATATCAAGCGTACCGCGAAAGGGAATTCTTTTAATAAAAGATAACACTTCTAACTTAGTTCGTTCGCGCACTGGAATAAGAGACTGACGTCTCAAATCCAGCTGTTTTTATTTATCTTTCTGCAAAGGTAGGTACGCCAAAAGAGCGTAACCTAATTTAGGGTATAATTTAGTGTTGTACTAAATTATCCCCGTTTTTGGGTACACAACAGTCCTTCCCATTTAGGAAGAAAATTATACCATTTTCGAAAAGATATTACAATatctaatatttacaaacatttaaaaactttctgctcaaactaaaataaacgaaaaatcgACAATAATCGAAATGATTAATTCTAAGTAACAaaattttttatacttttttgaATCTTTAATCTCTTGAATCTAGTTGCGTATACTTCGAAAGCATTCATCACTGCTTTACGTTTACTCGATCGTGTCTTTGCCTCGGAAGTCTCTTCTGGGAAACCGCGGAACAAAGCGTGAAGCAAAGTCTCGTcaccaggcattgcatttatcgctcatatgagtaaatgcgtccaGATAAGTTGCTACtgtgacaataaaaactcacattttcacacgaaaagttattggcactcacacaacttttTCGGATAAATagaacgtgttatttctccggataaataaaacctccggagaatgagcgaatgagtttatcacgatATCCTTTTTGTGCTCGCTgttgttattccaaaacacgaaaaaacaagtctatcgtacttctttgcagcttttctttgaaattaagtgtatattttgacacttttattgatttccacgaaattaaaatattatcaccttctccggtgagaagtaAAAAACCAactaaattttatccggaaaattattctcacgtTATTTGtgaagacggagaattttgctactgatcttatctcggaaaagatggacatcggataagcttcttctcgcgtgagtgagagagaattacaatgcctgctcaTCACACGTCGATCCATTTACCACTGACCAATTAAGCCGCGGAACTTCGATGAGCCGTAACATTTCTTCGCGCTCCAATCGCATTTCTTCGTTGCTGCCATTACCAGCATGCTCGATGACGCTAGCTTTTTCTAGTCCTTTGTCCTGTTTACGCGACTTAGCCGTAGTCAGCGCGTTTGGCCGAACCATCAAGTCCGGAATTTCAGAAATTCTAAATTGAGTACGATGAACGAGAGTTGGAATGTTTTCAATTTGAATCTGGGAAGTATTGATAGAAAATCTTTTTAAACACGTTACTGTGCATGGAATACATTTTGTATGCCACACCCTATCTCCCACAtgggagcacgtcgtttggcataagttcgtttgacataagttcatttggcataagttcatttggcataatgttcatttggcataacagtaGGTGACACATacgttcgtttggcataatgttcaggaatcagaatatattggctcaaatggcacgttcccataatgttcatttggcataatggtcatttgacataatggtcatttggtatAATGGTCGTttagcataatggtcatttggcataatggtcgtttggcataattaaaaaaatacattgaattttCTGTTACTAGTCGTTGacgactaatgtggctacgccacatcgtttTAAAAccggtgctgtccgacatcgctccgctccgtcggacttgaactagttgatagcccctatgtttgagtaattcgggcaaacgagtggatcacacgTTTGCTCGCGAGAGGCCGCCGACGCACTATCGGAACCCGGCGGATcctgcttcggatccttggtctCAGTTATGCGACGATACCAAGGGTTAATTGGTATATAGGTTCAAATAACTGCTCatatttgaaagaaggaatcaacccttatgtttctggtatttttatatatatatatatatatatatatatatatatatatatatatatatatatatatatatatatatatatatatatatatatatatatatatatatatatatatatatatatatatatatatatatatatatatatatatatatatatgtatatatatatatatatatatatatatatatatatatatatatatatttgccagaaacaaggattgattccttctttaagACATGTGCAtgaacaaataacttttgattttgtgccgtgaaagcgacggtattgttcacaagtggctcacttactatccaacgctcttggccagccactttctgatgcttgtaatagcaaaacttcaattcgattctttgtcgacaaattgatggccctgaaaagggccttttggttgggcagtgttcggaatttacttggagctggtgtatatggtaacagttttggtgccatctgagatggtgtgcttggccaactcttctgacagcagcaaacggacggcggtttgaattttgcgggagatgctgcaaacgaactgctgcatgctgatgctgcaaacgaactgaacgtgagcaacagcatgctgagtttttatacctgactacagcacaacgtAAGCTCGTCCGTTTTTTGTGCTGTCCTCAATGTGTTCTttgtagctccaccccttcgttggtcgaccacatatttttgataaagaacaaaattgaaattgtgattccaatacggagattatcgaacactgagggtaaagagagtaatgtaatacggcaccttggtaaaatgtttaagaattgaaaccttttttgaatgcgcatagtaaaaatgttttccacttcactccagtttgtttctgaccatatttgcaatttgtgtactgaaataaatcataatttagggtttaacccaaattgctttccagggagaaacagtccatgaaacagaaaatacaaatttattctttgaaatgattttggtggccctgaaaagggccttttttataatgatacaagtgagttctaccttttcatcttccaaatccatacaaagtgcgtccctgccgcttcagagtatagacgacattcattgcggttttacgcttggcgtgttcagtgtaggtcacggcatctcggatgacattttcctgcacaccatcagcattcgtagattaaatcggagatgcattctACACCACCACGATGAGCCAGACGacgaatggcggatttggtgattcaCGAATAACcacgatgacgcttggtacgcgaacgcaaacatgataccgctcattgtaccgtccggacgagcatgttgctcgtgtgataagcgagcacccactgatgcaaaacaagctcgcgtgacctgtatatataacattcccgtatgtaatgaaacgcttacatgctcctttttgacggctctgcgtgagatgtgcttgcaaattgcgcattttcctcgctgttttcgaaggattttttaaaaatcattgttttggtttatttatagtagtcgcactaattccgaaatttaatacgaaattcGTGCGCGAATTTCCGATCAgctagtgcaaaaatattgcgatttcgatcagtagaacggaagatattcgcatttcaaacctgggaaaatttctcaactgaaatttttgaaacgggaccccatattgaaacgttagaagtattctacttcaaaaaacgtGTTCTTCGCATGGCTTTATTTTCACaagtaaaaagtttttttttctacattttaacgacatttaatgaGATAGAGATTGCTGGAAGGCAAAGTGATGAAAATTTAGTACTCATAGTACTCAactgagagcaaggatgtgaaatatacagatcggacaACTAGAattggcagggtcattagaacctggcttaatatcgtacgggcttaacttttgtcttctgttggtgGGGGTCGAGGTTAggtagcataactacgaatcacttaAGTCCACCAACATGCCTTCTGGtgaagacagacttgtcccgctttaccgtgagaaccgattAAAGAAAAGCCacgtaagatcaccactgaaaacctgtcgacgattagcatcaatgaaattgctgctgttcatctatgtttgcctttcgaatgccgggatagatttttattagactattgccaTTGCGCTTACAGTCGTAAGgagtttgctacattgtgtaatgtggtggctgtgtctacagcgacTACCCACCGCTGTCGGTGGATTCCCATCAGTTCCTTTCTCtgtttcccttttttattttaactATATATGGTCACATTTCCTTTTTCTGCAttataacgacattcaattggtTAGACATCACTGGTTAAAGAATGTTGTGAAAATTTAGATCCTTAGTACTCAAtcgagagcaaggatgtgaagtatacgtACAACATACTACCATCCTCCGGCCTTAAGGCAAGAGCCTCCATTTATCGGTAATACTACCAGTTTGTGAATGGGACGCTGATACTCCGTTTATCCTCTACATAGGGTGATTCCTCCATTTGGTTCTAGGTTAGAGAGTCGCGATAAATTCATTTTTCCACCGATCAAGTCACGGCAAAGCTTCTGATATCTATCAAGACGGTTTTCAGAAACATTCAATACGGATGCCTCAGGAATTAAGTTTAACGGCTGGCTAGTGAAGTGGTCAGGGGTCACTGCTTCACATGAATCGAATGACTTTGAAAACGCACGCGAGTTGAGATATACTATAATTTGAACTAAAACGGTTGCAAGATCTTCATAAGTGAGTATTTCAATTCCAATTACGTCACGAAGGTGTCTTCAAACTTTTAACGGCTGCCTCCCAAAGACCTCCCATGTGAGACGCGTTGGGAGTAATGAATGACCATCTGATTCCCAATCAACCGAGATAATTGTTGATACAGCTGTCGAAGTGTACCACCCACCTTTGATAGTCCCATCAGATTGGCTGATGCGTTGTTTTTGAATCGATTGGCCCATTCCAATACCCTTTTTATAAACATTAAAGACGAGAAACGCTCCAAAACACACTTCTTTACTTCGAACATTGATGTTTATATCGCTGCTATAGATAAACACTTCACCGTTCTCCTATCTTCACGCAAATCTTCATAAGCCTGTGGAACCATCGACTCTTGATTCCATATCTCTTCTGTGTTGTGCAAACATATTGGCCCCGTCCAGTACAGTCCAGTACAGTACATGGTTGACGGGATCAACGGGAAGCTGCATGACGCGCAATCTGCTGGATTACATagcgaaacaaaataaaaaaatgggagcagaacaaaaaaatggcgaaagtttgaggtcccaggaaacccctgttgaagaaatttttgaaaatatgcgaacgggacactgaaaaaaatatatattaaaaatttaaagtcgatttacaaaaaaaaacatttttgatttggatgaaattttgttccaagatagataattatgttccctacctaccatcAAAAATTCATATCATTCaagcactttcaaggaaaaaaagttatttgaaaaaaaaaatttccttgtcCAAGCTgaattttttcttcagtgtatttctaTAGAAAacgaaaccaatgaaagtcataatcatctcagaatccaataaaactcagatTGTGAGAAGATTttatctaatttagcaactaagcatatttttattaaggggttaatactttttcatttttcataaatcgaaattttttattactttatttgaaagtacaactccttgagaatgttttcccgaatttttatagagatccgagcaaTAGAtcaaaagttacagcgcttccaagcgcgcttcgtctaccaagagcagtagtaatttgtaattttaaactcgattatctcgaaacgtcgtcttactaaaaatggtttttccgtgatcacgattgccgaaaaactattcaatcaatttatatatatatatatatatatatatatatatatatatatatatatatatatatatatatatatatatatatatatatatatatatatatatatatatatatatatatatatatatatatatatatatatatatatatatatatatatatatatatatatatatatatatatatatatatatatatatatatatatatatatatatatatatatatatatatatatatatatatatatatatatatatatatatatatatatatatatatatatatatatatatatatatatatatatatatatatatatatatatatatatatatatatatatatatatatacatatatatatatatatatatatatatatatatatatatatatatatatatatatatatatatatatatatatatatatatatatatatatatatatatatatatatatatatatatatatatatatatatatatatatatatatatatatatatatatattgtttgcccgggttactcaaacataggggctatcaactAGTTTAAGTACCATACTTAAAGCGaggtggcgtagccacattaggcgtcaaCATCAAATATAACAGAGATTTCAatgcatatttcaaattatgccaaacgaccattatgccaaatgaccattatgccaaatgaccattatgccaaacgaccattatgccaaatgaccattatgccaaatgaacattatgccaaacgaaagcatgtgtcacctgctgttatgccaaatgaacattatgctaaatgaacttatgccaaatgaacttatgccaaaagaacttatgccaaacgacgtgctcccctcccatatataaattatttaaaaacatTCCGGAAAGTACCGGACACTCGCTTTGCAATAACAAATCATGTTGAGTTTTTTTGTGTTGGTTACCAAATCAGTTAACATATTTAGTCTATACGAGAAAACTCTTACGAATGAAAATCTACTATCTTTCGTCAAACAATTTAACATATATAAACATAGATTTATCTGGGCCttcaaaacaattccaaaatatCTGGATTACTTTTTaccatatatttcaccattcttATACGTTTCTCCGCCTGATAATGACTAGCAGTATCATATGGACTTTTCattctttgtttttccaaaaatagtttaaatgaattgacgaatttcgcgccaactcgaacaaatgttggcagcaccctctcagattttaatgaaactttctgtatatgaagactctgtcacaaaaagccactttgcatactttgtttttccaaaaatgatctagcctgtcttttaaaaagagccaaactttttttaccaatttttttaaaatggctctagtctaaaaatgacaagtcctacaaaaaatgttgtaggagtgattttcgcaaaattagtcaaattttcgaataaaaatattgataaaattcttcattgactcttacactgaaaaaaatcgattttaaaaattaaagtcgattttcaaaaaaaaccatttttgatttggatgaaattttattccaagataggtaattatgttccctacttaccgtcaaaaattcaagttgggcactttcaaggaaaaaaaagttatttgaaaaaaactttacattgtccaaactgaatttttttcagcttatttttatcgaaaactaaaccaatgaaagtcataatcatctcagtaTCCATTTTCCCAGTTGCTAGTtgtctgatacatgcaaaaggtatcagtaacgaatttggtatatattcataacaaacttgaatgaagactggaagattggaagatcgggagactggaagacttgacgactgcagttcatttgtttctctcaaaactgataaattttatgaaacaattgacaaacttctaaaatttattttatgtctgatggagcagcagcacaatacaaaaataagcaaaacttCGCCAGCTTGTGTAGCTTCCtgtcaaagtatgagttaatCGCAGcatggcattttgttgcagcatcccatggaaaaggaccctgtgatgctattaaGGACattctcaagcgaatggcaaaaacagCCAGTACTgatcgcgactatggaaataccataacaactccccgagagttatataactgggcgttgaacaaactgataaaaatatcacaaaattaatgttCTGCTACATataacaaaatgtcagaagaactcgaagagctgtataataacgccaaaacaatatctgaaaatcaaaagttccacagttttgtgcctatttctggtggcaaagtagagacgaaagGGTATtttaattcagaagatgaacccaaAATATATTCCTTGTacagaaataatacaaaatagcatgcatgaagatagttttaagacaaatgttacatataaaaataaataaatatttatgtaaaattcaaatgaaagaaatgtcaagaaagtttgaatttaagtAAAgaaataaagcaatgatttcattacatcaaacttataatattttggtagtacatttttcagtgaaataagcAAGCATAAATTTATacaaataaattgataattggcggaattatggctttttccccgaaacccttttttatttaagaggtttgtggtgatcacgattgaagatcagtagatcatctaaaatcccaaaattcaaaaaatccattagtatatgagtattcctcgtaccttaacgattagttgaataaaaaataattttttcctgcattcgagaacgtttttagtaaaaaaatcgctgttttaagctctaaaaattgtattaaaaaatcttatccatgaagcaaaaatttatgaataaaaaaggaatcgcaccagaaaaattaattacgatcaattgaaaaaaaaaattaagaaaattgattgaatagtttttcggcaatcgtgatcacggaaaaaccatttttagtaagacgacgtttcgagataatcgagtttaaaatttcaaattactactgctcttggtagacgaagcgcgcttggaagtgctgtaactttcgatctattgctcggatctctataaaaatttgggaaagcattctcaaggagttgtactttcaaataaattaatgaaaaatttcgatttttaagaaaaatgaaaaagtattaaccccttaataaaaatatgcttagttgctaaattagataatattttctcacaattcagcttggacaaggaaatttttttttcaaataacattttttccttgaaagcgcTTGAATGATATGAATTTTTgatggtaggtagggaacatatcttggaacaaaatttcatccaaatcaaaaatgtttttttttgtaaatcgactttaaatttttaatatatatttttttcagtgtcgttcgtatattttcaaaaatttcttcaacaggggtttcctgggacctcaaactttcgccattttttttgttctgctcccaatttttgcctttctcatataaagaaaggctatgcaatcactgtaaaaatcgactttttaaccaaggcccggagggccgagtgtcatacaccattcgattcagttcgtcgagatcggcaaatgtctgtgtgtgtgtatgtgtgtgtgtgtgtgtatgtgtgtgtgtgtcatttaaactcacacaattttctcagagatggctgaaccgattttcgcaaacttagtttcatctgaaaggtataacgttcccataagctgctattgaatttttagttgatccgacttccggttccggagttacgggttgaaaagtgcggtcacacagcaaattcccatataaactggtaccaccatgatgttcaaatgatgtaaaacatatcaaaattgatgtaacattactctagtttgcgggtctggatcactaatgatcaatcaaagcagctttgaccacattggccacctatgacggttcatgacacccccggggaacccgccaagttcctaaactaatatcacacccattccacaacgaattcactaccgatttttacaaacttgatttcaaatgaaagatacagtaatgccattgactgctgctgaatttcattcggttctgactcttgcttccggagttacaggggtgttagtaaggatacactggaattttccatataaatcggtacaatcgtaatacctcagaggctaaaaactattgaaatggtcaccaaattacttctaatcgcagatctagatcactgattgccaatcaaacattctttgaatatattgtccactatcgacgattccggaaatccggaattgtgtatgtatgtgtgtatgtatgtatgtatgtatgcatgtatgtatgtatgtatgtatgtatgtatgtacgtatgtatgtatgtatgtatgtatgtatgtgtgtatgtgcggatttgttaacaaaatgtccacatcggtttctctgagatggctgaaccgatttttacaaactaagattcaaatgaaaggtataatattcccataggttgctattgaattttattttcaaccgacatcttgatccggattacgagttgaagagtatggttacaaaacaaaatttgttgatttgtccacatcggtttctcggaattttctgaaccgattttgacaaacttaattttaaatgaaaggtccatcagctgctgttgaattttgtgtggatccgagttctggttcctgaattacagggtgatatgtacgatcacgcagcaaattccgattgtaacgaattttgcgatgaatgtaaaaaggtgatttttttccaaaatgtgcacaactgttgaatttgtagatctaggtccccaacagtcattcaaaggctctttggtcacactggccaccatcgacggatcctgaagtatccaaattcagaataacggttatattggtttctctaaaatggctagaccgatttgatcaacttagtctcaaatgaaaggtgtcgcgtccccggaaactgatattaaattccatctccatccgacttccggctccggagttacgggttgtggagtgcgatcacatagaaaactccgattcaaaccgataccgcgatgaatgcaaaaaggtgctcttatatatgtacttgccaagtgtaataagaatgaaagagatttccataatgttatattgtacgaaccagttattatatcatagtttggagaaatgagaaaggcacaattgcacctctaggtggattaaaacaggtttttttttattttgtttcgctATGTAATCCAGCAGATTGCGCGTCATGCAGCTTCCCGTTGATCCCGTCAACCATGTACTGTGGTGGACGGGGCCAACATGTTTGCACAACACAGAAGAGATATGGAATCAAGAGTCGATGGTTCCACAGGCTAATGAAGATTTGCGTGAAGATAGGAGAACGGTGAAGTGTTTATCTATAGCAGCGATACAAACATCAATGTTCGTAGTGGAGAAGTGTATTGGGATGGGCCAATCGATTCAAAAACAACGCATCAGCCAATCTGATGGGACGATCAAAGGTGGGTGGTACACTTCGACAGCTGTATCAACAATCATCTCGGTTGGTTGGGAATCAGATACTCATTCATTACTCTCAACGCGTCTCACATGGGAGGTCTTTGGGAGGCAGCCGTTAAAAGTTTGAAGACACCTTCGTGACGTAATTGGAATTGAAATACTCACTTATGAAGATCTTGCAACCGTTTTAGTTCAAATTATAGTATATCTCAACTCGCGTGCGTTTTCAACGTCATTCGATTCATGTGAAGCAGTGACCCCTTCACTAGCCAGCCGTTAAACTTAATTCCTGAGGCATCCGTATTGAATGTTTCTGAAAACCGTCTTGATAGATATCAGAAGCTTTGCCGTGGCTTGATCGGTGGAAAAATGAATTTATCGCGACTCTCTAACCTAGAAACAAATGGAGGAATCACCCTATGTAGAGAATAAACGGAGTATTAGCGTCCCATTCACAAACTGGTAGTATTACCGATAAA carries:
- the LOC131692992 gene encoding probable glutamine--tRNA ligase — its product is MSDDNQLFGDLISLGLNERKAEETLKNVALCKTISNALLFVPCGYKFNYGEGQLIYQVCTKIKQQSMNQLDFLVRNILERKLDTVVRVDSALKFLLANGTNKEVDVELFEKACGVGVVVTPEEIDRTVESAILRYKESIEEQRYRFNVGKLLAEIRGCLPWADGKAIKNEVDVQLFDLLGPKTEADKATLVKADKKSEAKKNNVRMSKVVTNGTVDEKMEYDGAKSISELMKSVHFHAPGENHKTDGYVITDHTSNLLKEHLSRTGGLVRTRFPPEPNGILHIGHAKAININFGYAKANNGVCLLRYDDTNPEKEEEKFFIGIKEMVEWLGYQPYKITHSSDYFQQLYEWAVILIKKGFAYVCHQKADAMKGFNPELSKWRNRAIDESLKLFEDMKNGKIDEGAATLRMKITLEEGKVDPVAYRIKFIEHHRTGNNWCIYPTYDYTHCLCDSIEDITHSLCTKEFQSRRSSYYWLCNTLDIYCPVQWEYGRLNVNYTVVSKRKIAKLITKGIVKDWDDPRLFTLTALRRRGFPTEAINSFCAQMGVTGAQSSVDPSALEASVRDVLNITAPRALVVLEPLKITITNFPYDAPVELTVPNFPSSPEKGTHTIWLDRILYIERSDFKENPEKGYRRLTTCQSVGLRYAGLVISVSDVLKNSDGCVTELVCKCDYSETTDKPKAFVQWVSQPNEIEVRLYEKLFKHKNPEDTTEVPGGYLSDCNPESLKIISAYGDIFIKTARVFDKYQFERIGYFSVDPDSSDGHLVFNRTVGLKEDGGKN